ACTGTCCCAAGTCATTGACTCACTCAAACTGATCGGCGTTCAAACGATCCTGACCGGTCTGCGCCCCGAAATCGCCCAGGCAGTCGTTGAAATCGGCATCAAATTCGAAGGCATGACAATCCGCAAAAACTTAAAAACTGCGATAGAAGGATTATCGATCTAACTCATTAAGAGCCTGGGACAATGCCCCAGGCTCTTAAATTATTTTGCTGTGATTTTCCAGTGGCTCAACTACTAAAATAGTCTTTAAAAACTTAACTTTTTGAAAAACCGATATAAAAAGTTCATTTTTTATCTAAAACATTATTTATTTTATAATCTAAGTGCAGCGGAGCGGAAGGCGGGGACTCCGGAGCGATTAGTGGGACAGCTGAGACCCCGCAGGCGAAGCCGAGGAGGCTCAGCGACCACCGCTCGGAAAGCCTCCGCCTGAAGCGCAGCGAAACGATTTAGGGCAGTCCAAGATCCTATATTATAGACTATATTTTTGTATGAAAACAAGACCAGAAAAAAGTCAATCACACCCCTTGACTTTATACCCCAATGGGTATATTATGAGTCGTGTAATCAATTATGAACAAGCAAGGGAGGTTCACTTCATGGATTACTCAAAACAATCAGTTCACCGGTTAAAAAGAGTAGAAGGTCAGCTTCGCGGTGTACTTGCAATGATGGAAGAAGAAAAAGATTGTAAGGATGTTGTCACACAGCTTTCAGCAATCCGCACAGCCATTGACCGGACAATTGGATTAGTCGTGAGTGAAAACCTGGTATCGTGTGTCAGAGAAGCAAGAGAAGACGACGATCGCGAACCGGATGATGTAATCAAGGAAGCGGTGAACCTGCTTGTGAAAAGCAGGTAATTTTTTTGAAATACAATATACCCTATGGGGTAATTAATCTTAGGAGGATTTTAATTCATGGAAAAGAAAAGAACAACGATTGTATTATTCAGCGGTGACTACGATAAAGCGATGGCTGCTTATATTATTGCAAACGGAGCAGCAGCTTATGATCATGAAGTAACGATATTCCACACTTTTTGGGGACTGAATGCGCTCCGTAAAGATGGAGATGTTGAAATCCAGAAGAGCGGTATGGAAAAAATGTTTGGAAAAATGATGCCTAAGGGTGCAGATAAAATGGGGCTCTCTAAAATGAACTTTGGCGGTCTTGGACAAAAAATGATTAAAGGCGTTATGAAAAAGCATAATGCAATGGAACTGCCTAACCTGATTGAAATGGCGCAGGAGCAGGATGTAAAGCTTGTAGCATGCACAATGACAATGGATCTATTAGGTCTTCATAAAGAAGAATTGCTTGAAGAAATTGAATATGCAGGCGTTGCAGCTTACCTGGCAGATGCAGAAGACGGGAATGTGAATCTGTTTATCTAAATCCAAAAGGACAGCCGGGAGGTGTAAGGTTTGAGTATTGAATTATTTATCGTATTATTTCTAATCGGATTTGTCGGTTCTTATATTTCCGGCATGCTGGGCATTGGCGGATCAATTATCAAATATCCAATGCTGCTTTATATTCCGCCTTTATTCGGACTGGCAGCATTTTCAGCTCACGAGGTTGCAGGAATTTCGGCGGTTCAGGTATTCTTTGCCACAATCGGCGGTGTGTGGGCTTATCGTAAAGGCGGTTATTTGAACAAAACATTGATCATCTATATGGGAATCAGCGTCCTGATCGGAAGTCTGATCGGCGGTGTCGGTTCGGATGCAATGTCTGAAGCTGCCATTAATACTGTATATGGTATACTCGCGCTGATCGCAGCAGTTATGATGTTTGTACCTAAAAAGGGTCGTGAGGATATTCCTTTTGATCAGATCACTTTTAATAAATGGCTTGCAGCAGTGCTAGCCTTTATTGTGGGGATTAGTGCAGGGATTGTTGGTGCAGCGGGGGCATTTTTACTTGTGCCGATTATGCTGGTTGTACTTAAAATTCCAACGCGTGTTACAATCGCTTCATCACTTGCAATTACCTTTATTGCGTCAATCGGGACAACAATCGGTAAAGTGACAACTGGCCAGGTCGACTATCTGCCTGCACTGGTCATGGTTATTGCTAGCCTGATCGCAGCGCCTCTTGGTGCTAAATTGGGTAAAAATATGAATACAAAAATACTGCAGATTCTGCTGGCGCTGATTATTTTAGCGACTGCCATCAAAATCTGGCTGGATATTTTATTGTAAAAACGATCTGGTGATCCTGGAACTTTAATTTCCGGGGATCCGGATTTTTTTGCGGTAAATGGTTGGGGAGTTATGCAGGTTAAATGGCATGATTTCATGAACAGCCTTGTTAATCTCAGGGACCCCTGTTGAAATTTCCTGAACCACCAAAGTAATGTCATGAACCAGCCACAAAATGTTCTGAACTTAAAAGGTAATCTCCTGAACGTCCTCCAAAAACCCACTTGACAAAAAATAACTGCTTCCCATAAGATTAAGCTAACAAACAACGGAAGGGTGACCCGGGAGAATGTGGAACTAATTCTATTTTTGAAAACAAAGATGAATGCAGTGATGAAAGACAAACGCAACCAGTCTGTCTTCGTACTGATCATCCGTTTTCCAAATAGGATTAGGCATTTCTCATCGGGTTAATACGTATCGCGGCAGCTGCCGTGGTCTATTTGCGTATGCCCATGCCTCCTATTCGGTAAACGGATAGGGGGCATTTTTTGTCCCCGTCATGATGAAAACAGGGGATGATTTTATGACAATACTTTGCCAGATTAAAGATATAAGCTATTCAGTCAGGGAAAGAGAGCTATTTCAGATAAAAGAACTTGAAATTAGAAAAGGTGACCGGATCGGGCTAGTCGGAAAAAACGGTTCAGGTAAATCCACTCTTTTACACCTGATCAGTGGGCAGTTGAAGCCGGATGCAGGAGAGATCTTTAGAAATGGCCACATTACGCTTCTTCCACAGCTGAAAAATACAGATACCGTTCAAAGCGGTGGCGAAGTAACGCAGGCTTATATTAATCAGGCATTTGCCGAGGATCCTGAATTACTGCTTGCCGATGAACCGACTACAAATCTTGATGTGGAACGTGTGCGTACACTTGAACAGCATCTTAAACGCTTTAAGGGATCGATGGTGCTGGTTTCGCATGATCGTACATTTCTAGACCTGCTTTGTACAAAAATCTGGGAAATCAGCGACGGCAGCCTGAAGGAGTACAAAGGTAATTATCAGGATTATGCTGATCAAAAGCAGCTTGAAGTGCGCCAGGCAGAAGCAGCACATGAGCAATACGAGCGGAAGAAAAAACAGCTTGAGGATGCGATCGAAGAAAAGGAAAAGCGGGCTAGACGTGCAACAAAAAAACCGACTGATGGCACAGCTTCTGAACATAAAAATGCAAAGCCCTACTTTGCAAAAAAGCAGAAAAAGCTGAGGCAGACTGCAAAAGCACTTGAAACAAGGCTGGGGCAGATGGAAAAGGTGGAGCGCCCGAAAGAAGCACCGCCCATAAAAATGACGCTGCCGAATGAATCTGATATGAAAGGCAGACCGATTATCAGGTTTGAGGAGCAAGTCATGAAAGCAGGCAGTAAGAGACTATTTGATATGCAGCCTTTTTATCTGAAGGGTGGTCAGAAAACTGCGCTGATCGGGGGGAACGGAACCGGAAAAACAACGCTGATCAAATCGATTCTTGCAAGGCGAGAAGGAATCACTGTTTCACCGGCAGTTAAATTCGGTTACTTCAGTCAGAACCTTGATATCCTGAAACCTGATAAAACTATTCTTGAAAATGTAATGGAAGATGCGATTCAGACTGAAGATATTGTGAGAACAATTCTGGCACGGCTACATTTTTACAGAGATGACGTGTTCAAACCGGTTCACGTTCTCTCTGGTGGGGAGCGGGTAAAAGTCGCGTTTGCTAAGATCTTTGTCAGTGATTTAAATGTGCTCGTGATGGATGAGCCTACCAATTTCCTTGATATTGACGCAGTTGAAGCGCTTGAAGAACTGTTAAAGGATTATCGTGGAACCGTATTATTTATTTCGCATGACCGGAAAATGGTTGCGAAGCTTGCAGAAAGAGTGCTTGAGATTAAAAATGGCAGGCTGACGATTTTTGATGGAAACCTGCAGGAATTTACGCAGCATGAACCGAAAAAACAAAATGATACTGCGGATGAATTATTAAAGATTGAAACGAAAATAACTGAAGTGCTGAGCCGTCTGAGTATAGAGCCAAATCCGGAACTTGATCTGGAATTTCAGCAGCTGCTAAAGAAAAAGCGTGCCCTGATTTCTGATTAATTAATACTCATAAGGGTATTGTAAGGATGTGACTTACATTCAGAAAGGGGACCTATCATGTTTCATTACACAGTGGAAACAAAGCAGTCAGTTGAAGAAGCAATGACAACACTTGAGAACAATCTGAAAGAGGAACAATTCGGGGTTCTATGGCAGTTTGATATTAAAAACAAGCTGCAGGAAAAAGGACTGGACTTTGAACAGACGTTTCATGTGCTTGAAGTATGTAACCCGAAAGAAGCAAAAAATGTACTTGAAAAGAATTTGCTCGCGGGCTATTTTCTGCCATGTAAGATGGTGGTGTATGACGAAAATGGTACAACAAAAATAGGCATGCCAAAACCGACTTCTCTGATTCAGATGGTAGAAGATGAAGACATTAAAACACTCGCAGCCGATATTGAAGAAAGACTGATCGGGTGTATGGATAAGAGCGTGTAAAACAAAACAAAGGGACGGCAGCGCTCTTTTGCGCTGCCTTTTTTAATGGGGGAAATATTGAATGGAAAGTCAAATAAAATTAGTAAAAGCAGAGGAATCAATGGTAAGGGAGCTTACAGCATTATCTTCAGCAGTTTTCAGTAAAGAAGCTGATCTGTGGCTCGCTGATAGGGAAGAAGATGCGAATATACGGCCGCCGGGATATGACTCAGAAGATATGATGACTTATATGGTGACGCACCTTGATACATACGGGATATACGAAGGTGACCGCTTAATCGGCGGAGTGATATTGACCGTTCCGGCTTCTGGTTATGCAAGGGTCGACCGGATTTTCATTCACCCTGACCTTCAGGGGAAAGGGTATGGTAAAGAAGCGATCCGTGTCATAGAAGATATGTATCCTGACATTACACGCTGGCAGCTTGAAACATCAGCCAGGCAGATCAACAATCGTTATTTTTATGAAGCGGCAGGATATGAGTGTGTATGGGAAACAGAGGAGCTCATGTTTGAAAAGAAACGTCCTGATAGCGGGGCTGTAACAAAAGAGTATTTCCATAGGCAGGATCAGGATTATTCGCACGCAGAATTGATTTCTCTTACAGCACCGCAAGTGAAAGTGGCAGATGCAAATATCAGGTCATTATCTGTATCAAATGCTGCCATGCAGGAATCGAAATTTCAAAATGTGAATTTATCTGACAGCCTGTTAGCGGATTCAACCGTTCAACATGCTACATTTTGGTTCACCGATTTAAGTGGCACTCTTTTCAGAACAGCGAATTTGTCCAACGTTAAACTTGAAAACTGTGACATATCCGGGATGACAATAGACGGGATCCCGGTCGATGAACTAATCAAAGCTTATAAAGAGGGGGAATCAAAATGATCTATCTCAAAAAAATCGATAAAGATAACTGGCTCCAGGCAATCAGCCTGAAAGTAAGAGAAGATCAGCAAACCTTTGTGGCATCCAATGCGGTCTCACTCGCACAGCTGAATTTTCTGCCTGACGGATTTCACGCACAGGGCATCTATGCAGATGATGAAATGGTCGGCTTTACTTTGTACGGAATTGATGAAGATGACGGTGAATACTGGATGTACAGAATGATGATTGATGAGAAATATCAGGGGAAGGGTTATGGCAAAGCAGCCATTGAGCGGGTTATTGAAGAGATCAGACAGCGTAAAGAAGAGCGTCACGCAACGCTGACGCTTTCCTATGAGCCTGAAAATACATTTGCCAGAGATCTGTATACAAAAATGGGCTTTAAAGAAGTGCCAGGTTTTATGGTTGATGGCGAACAGGTAGCCCGCTATACGTTCTAATCCGCTAACCCCGCGCATATAATGCCTGGTGAAAGGCGGTGGGGTTTATGTGTGGCATTACTGGCTGGATCAGCTGGAAACGTCCGCTGACAAGTGAATGGGAGACGATTGAAAAGATGGTCAGGACCCTTCATAAAAGAGGTCCTGATGCTTTTGGCATCAAATCCATGCATCATGCATTATTCGGACATACCCGTCTTACAGTCATTGATCCTGCAGGCGGAGCGCAGCCGATGAGTGTCAAAACAGAATCGGGAGAGTACACATTAATCTACAACGGAGAACTATACAATACAGATGAAATCAGAGCTGAATTAAAAAGAAACGGGCATTTATTTTCAACAAGATCTGACACGGAGGTTGTACTGAGGGCTTATATTGAGTGGAGAGAAAATTGTCCGAAGTATTTTAACGGAATATTTGCTTTTGCGGTTTGGGATCACAAGCGGGAAGTGTGCTTTGGGGCACGGGACAGACTTGGGGTGAAGCCGTTTTTTTATGCGGAAAAAGAAGGTGAACTTCTCTTTGGGTCAGAGCTGAAAGCAATTCTCGCGCACCCGGATCAGCAGGCTCTGATCACACTTGAAGGTCTGCAGGAATTACTCAGTATGGGCCCGTCTCGCAGGCCTGGGAGCGGTGTCTTTAAAGGAATAGAAGAACTCAGACCGGCTTATGCATTTAAATATACAAGGTCCGGTTTAAAAAAGTGGCGTTACTGGAATGTGAAAAGTGAAAACCATCCGCATACTGAGCAGGAAACAGCGGTATATTTGAGAGAGCTTTTTGAAGATACAGTCAGCAGACAGCTCGTATCTGATAAGCCGATCTGCACGTTTTTATCTGGTGGTGTGGATTCAAGTGCAATCAGTGCGGCAGCCGCCCTACAGATTGAAGAAAAGCTTCATTCGTGTTCAATCAGCTATGAGGAGAATGATCTGCATTACCAGCCGGATCTCTTTAAGCCAAGTGATGACGGACCATGGATTCAAAAGATGTCAGCTCACCTTTCTTCTGCTCATCATGACCGGGTCATTTCGCAGGCTGAGCTTGCAGGAAGACTGAAGGATGCCGTGCGTGCCCGTGACCTGCCCGGGATGGCTGATATTGACTCTTCTTTATTATGGTTTTGTGAGCAGATTAAAAAGGATTTTACCGTCGCACTCAGCGGGGAATGCGCAGATGAGATCTTCGGCGGGTATCCGTGGTTTCAGCAGGAAAGGCTTTTAATGAATGAGGGTTTTCCGTGGATTACTTCTGTAAAGGAAAGAGAAGCATTCATGCTTCCTGACTGGCATAAAAAGCTTGAGCTTGAGCAGTACCTGCTTGACCAAAGCCGCGCAATCAGAGTGGAAACACCCCAGCAGGAAGGGGAAACACTTATTACACAAAAGCGCAGGGAAA
This region of Jeotgalibacillus malaysiensis genomic DNA includes:
- a CDS encoding membrane protein translates to MSIELFIVLFLIGFVGSYISGMLGIGGSIIKYPMLLYIPPLFGLAAFSAHEVAGISAVQVFFATIGGVWAYRKGGYLNKTLIIYMGISVLIGSLIGGVGSDAMSEAAINTVYGILALIAAVMMFVPKKGREDIPFDQITFNKWLAAVLAFIVGISAGIVGAAGAFLLVPIMLVVLKIPTRVTIASSLAITFIASIGTTIGKVTTGQVDYLPALVMVIASLIAAPLGAKLGKNMNTKILQILLALIILATAIKIWLDILL
- a CDS encoding ABC transporter, which encodes MMKTGDDFMTILCQIKDISYSVRERELFQIKELEIRKGDRIGLVGKNGSGKSTLLHLISGQLKPDAGEIFRNGHITLLPQLKNTDTVQSGGEVTQAYINQAFAEDPELLLADEPTTNLDVERVRTLEQHLKRFKGSMVLVSHDRTFLDLLCTKIWEISDGSLKEYKGNYQDYADQKQLEVRQAEAAHEQYERKKKQLEDAIEEKEKRARRATKKPTDGTASEHKNAKPYFAKKQKKLRQTAKALETRLGQMEKVERPKEAPPIKMTLPNESDMKGRPIIRFEEQVMKAGSKRLFDMQPFYLKGGQKTALIGGNGTGKTTLIKSILARREGITVSPAVKFGYFSQNLDILKPDKTILENVMEDAIQTEDIVRTILARLHFYRDDVFKPVHVLSGGERVKVAFAKIFVSDLNVLVMDEPTNFLDIDAVEALEELLKDYRGTVLFISHDRKMVAKLAERVLEIKNGRLTIFDGNLQEFTQHEPKKQNDTADELLKIETKITEVLSRLSIEPNPELDLEFQQLLKKKRALISD
- a CDS encoding spermidine acetyltransferase; translated protein: MIYLKKIDKDNWLQAISLKVREDQQTFVASNAVSLAQLNFLPDGFHAQGIYADDEMVGFTLYGIDEDDGEYWMYRMMIDEKYQGKGYGKAAIERVIEEIRQRKEERHATLTLSYEPENTFARDLYTKMGFKEVPGFMVDGEQVARYTF
- a CDS encoding asparagine synthase, with protein sequence MCGITGWISWKRPLTSEWETIEKMVRTLHKRGPDAFGIKSMHHALFGHTRLTVIDPAGGAQPMSVKTESGEYTLIYNGELYNTDEIRAELKRNGHLFSTRSDTEVVLRAYIEWRENCPKYFNGIFAFAVWDHKREVCFGARDRLGVKPFFYAEKEGELLFGSELKAILAHPDQQALITLEGLQELLSMGPSRRPGSGVFKGIEELRPAYAFKYTRSGLKKWRYWNVKSENHPHTEQETAVYLRELFEDTVSRQLVSDKPICTFLSGGVDSSAISAAAALQIEEKLHSCSISYEENDLHYQPDLFKPSDDGPWIQKMSAHLSSAHHDRVISQAELAGRLKDAVRARDLPGMADIDSSLLWFCEQIKKDFTVALSGECADEIFGGYPWFQQERLLMNEGFPWITSVKEREAFMLPDWHKKLELEQYLLDQSRAIRVETPQQEGETLITQKRREMAYLNMISFMTTLLDRKDRMSMAAGLEVRVPFADHRIVEYAWNIPWRMKQLGGSEKGILRKALEGLLPDEVLYRKKSPYPKTYHPAYTEAVKQMLKGRIANSSSVLPELFERSKLEELIQTDGASFKVPWFGQLMKGPQLIAYLVQLDEWFEIYGVKMDI